A window of Candidatus Eisenbacteria bacterium genomic DNA:
TCGAGATGGCGCGGTACGGACAAAAAGCCAGCACGAAGGTCGAGAAGGCGATGCACGAGAGGAAACATGGAACCCTGCGCAGCGGCCGGTCCGGCAAGAAGGTGACGAGCCGGAAGCAGGCAATCGCCATCGGACTGTCGGAGGCCCGCCGCGAGGGCGGGAAGGTCCCGCG
This region includes:
- a CDS encoding DUF6496 domain-containing protein, with amino-acid sequence EMARYGQKASTKVEKAMHERKHGTLRSGRSGKKVTSRKQAIAIGLSEARREGGKVPRKAGGKKK